Proteins co-encoded in one Listeria ivanovii subsp. ivanovii genomic window:
- a CDS encoding DeoR/GlpR family DNA-binding transcription regulator, protein MGKVESRRNKIIEILNENSILSLANLAESLNVTTETIRNDLKSEQLAGKVVQAHGSVAIAHTTIARDVPYSFRKEVNSKSKSKIADQACKLVSPGQVIAIEHNSISVMLIHMLGQYPQLLNNITIITNSFSIMHYVQEKKLELPIIFLGGTFSLNQENAFGSMTVHQMKELKADISFISPGAIDEDLEITAYKEQDADLQKAIMKNSQKNILLIENSKYPSIAMWKVNHATDYDTIITEVDFTKEQLETLAKAQIDILNI, encoded by the coding sequence GAAATATTAAATGAAAATTCGATTTTGTCATTGGCTAACTTAGCTGAATCTCTTAACGTAACGACAGAAACAATAAGAAACGATTTGAAATCCGAGCAACTCGCTGGAAAAGTAGTTCAAGCACATGGTAGTGTAGCAATTGCTCATACAACCATTGCTAGGGATGTACCGTACTCATTTAGAAAAGAAGTTAATTCAAAATCTAAAAGTAAAATAGCGGATCAAGCATGTAAGTTAGTTAGTCCAGGTCAAGTAATCGCCATTGAACATAATAGCATTTCCGTTATGCTTATACATATGCTTGGTCAATACCCACAGTTGTTGAATAATATTACTATAATTACAAATTCCTTTAGTATTATGCACTATGTTCAAGAGAAAAAATTAGAACTTCCTATTATTTTTTTAGGTGGAACTTTTAGCTTAAACCAAGAAAATGCTTTCGGTTCGATGACTGTCCATCAAATGAAAGAACTAAAAGCGGATATTTCTTTTATAAGTCCAGGTGCGATAGATGAAGACTTAGAAATTACCGCTTATAAAGAACAAGATGCCGATTTGCAAAAAGCAATCATGAAAAATTCACAAAAAAATATTTTACTTATTGAAAATAGTAAGTACCCAAGCATTGCTATGTGGAAAGTAAATCATGCAACGGATTACGATACCATTATTACAGAAGTGGACTTTACTAAAGAGCAGTTAGAAACGTTAGCCAAAGCTCAAATAGATATTTTGAACATCTGA